A region of Selenomonadales bacterium 4137-cl DNA encodes the following proteins:
- a CDS encoding penicillin-binding protein 1A, whose translation MSTDSSHKAGNSRRSTGRWLTVAAIAIIVFIVMITGAGLGFLTASIHTMPSLNGEIRPAASSQIFDINGRLITTIHSVENRLPVPLSKMPKDLQNAFVATEDARFYQHIGVDPRAILRAVFANIVGGGVSEGGSTITQQLARNALLSQEQTLKRKIQEAVLAVQIERQYTKAEILELYLNQIYFGQGAYGVQAAAWVYFGKNVENLNLAECALLAGIPKSPNYYSPLNNLKAAKERQSVVLDQMVKYNYVSRDTANKAKSAELKLASRSPGSGGQASYFVDYVTQLLIDKYGADAVYKDGLKVYTSLDLSMQQAAEKAMGKLPTYRTDAKGNKEPQGALVAIDPRNGQIKAMVGGRGTDQFNRAVLAERQPGSAFKPFVYLAAIESGMTPATIVEDKPVTFGNYSPTNYDHRFRGRVTLRTALENSLNVVAVKLAHQVGPEKPLYYAQQMGITTLVTRGPVNDVNLAMALGGLTRGVTPLELASAYGVLANGGVRVEPTAILRVVDRAGRVLDQHRPQAKAVVNERSAYLLTDMMRGVITRGTGGGANIGRPAAGKTGTTSDYKDAWFVGFTPDIVAAVWMGFDTPEYLNGVTGGDIPATIWHDFMMAALEKKPVSDFARPSGIVSASVSPKDGSLADPKNKDAQSEIFIEGTQPKPRKPAPENISEDKPAPADGGRTLPPPPAANKPAVPAPPVQPAAPVKPELRHKN comes from the coding sequence ATGAGCACCGACTCCAGCCATAAAGCAGGAAATAGCCGCCGCTCCACGGGCCGGTGGCTGACCGTCGCCGCCATTGCAATTATTGTTTTTATCGTTATGATCACCGGCGCCGGCCTCGGGTTCCTGACAGCAAGCATCCATACAATGCCCAGCCTCAACGGCGAGATCCGCCCGGCCGCCTCTTCCCAGATATTCGATATCAATGGCCGGCTTATCACCACTATTCATTCGGTGGAAAACCGGCTCCCCGTTCCGTTGAGCAAGATGCCCAAAGACTTGCAGAACGCCTTCGTCGCCACCGAGGACGCCCGCTTTTACCAGCATATCGGCGTAGACCCCCGGGCCATCCTCAGGGCAGTTTTCGCCAATATCGTCGGCGGCGGGGTTTCGGAAGGCGGCAGCACGATTACCCAGCAGTTGGCGAGAAACGCCCTGCTCTCCCAGGAACAGACTCTTAAACGCAAGATTCAGGAAGCTGTGCTGGCGGTTCAGATCGAACGCCAGTATACCAAGGCGGAGATTCTCGAACTGTACCTGAATCAGATTTATTTCGGCCAGGGAGCCTACGGGGTCCAGGCAGCGGCCTGGGTTTATTTCGGCAAGAATGTGGAAAATCTCAATTTGGCTGAATGCGCTTTGCTTGCCGGCATTCCCAAGAGCCCGAACTATTATTCGCCGCTCAACAATCTCAAGGCGGCGAAAGAGCGACAAAGCGTCGTTCTCGATCAGATGGTAAAATACAATTACGTTTCCCGCGATACGGCAAACAAGGCCAAGTCGGCTGAACTTAAACTCGCGTCGCGATCCCCCGGCAGCGGCGGCCAGGCATCGTATTTCGTCGATTACGTCACACAGTTGCTTATCGATAAGTACGGCGCTGATGCCGTATACAAGGACGGCCTGAAGGTTTATACTTCCCTCGATCTTAGTATGCAGCAGGCGGCGGAAAAGGCGATGGGCAAACTGCCGACCTACCGCACCGACGCCAAAGGCAACAAAGAGCCGCAGGGCGCTCTTGTAGCCATCGATCCGCGTAACGGTCAGATCAAGGCGATGGTGGGAGGCCGCGGCACCGATCAGTTTAACCGCGCTGTGTTGGCCGAACGCCAGCCAGGATCGGCTTTCAAGCCGTTCGTTTACCTGGCCGCAATCGAGAGCGGAATGACGCCGGCGACCATTGTCGAGGACAAACCGGTAACATTCGGCAATTATTCGCCGACCAATTACGACCATAGGTTCCGTGGCCGGGTAACGTTGCGCACGGCGCTCGAAAATTCACTCAACGTAGTCGCGGTTAAACTCGCCCACCAGGTGGGACCCGAAAAACCGCTCTATTATGCCCAGCAAATGGGGATTACTACGTTGGTTACCCGCGGGCCGGTAAACGATGTAAACCTGGCGATGGCTCTCGGCGGCCTGACACGGGGCGTCACTCCTCTGGAACTCGCCAGCGCATACGGCGTACTGGCCAACGGCGGGGTGAGGGTCGAACCGACGGCCATTCTCAGGGTGGTGGACAGGGCCGGCCGAGTACTGGACCAGCATCGCCCGCAGGCGAAGGCGGTCGTTAATGAACGGAGCGCCTATCTTTTGACCGATATGATGCGAGGCGTCATTACCCGCGGCACAGGCGGAGGCGCCAATATCGGCAGGCCGGCGGCTGGCAAAACCGGAACGACGAGCGATTACAAGGATGCCTGGTTTGTCGGTTTCACCCCGGACATCGTCGCGGCCGTCTGGATGGGCTTCGATACTCCGGAGTATTTGAACGGCGTTACCGGTGGCGATATTCCCGCGACGATATGGCATGACTTTATGATGGCCGCTCTTGAAAAAAAACCGGTGAGCGATTTCGCGCGGCCAAGCGGGATCGTGTCTGCATCCGTCTCCCCCAAGGATGGCAGCCTGGCCGATCCGAAGAACAAAGATGCCCAAAGCGAAATATTTATCGAAGGCACGCAACCTAAACCCAGGAAACCGGCTCCGGAAAATATAAGCGAAGATAAACCCGCTCCGGCGGACGGCGGACGGACTCTGCCCCCGCCGCCCGCCGCCAACAAACCCGCCGTCCCCGCTCCGCCCGTCCAGCCCGCCGCACCGGTGAAACCGGAGCTGCGGCATAAGAATTAA
- the tyrS gene encoding tyrosine--tRNA ligase, with translation MSVYEVLSERGFIQQVTHEEEVRELLAKEKITFYIGFDPTADSLHVGHFLGMMVMAHMQRAGHRPICLIGGGTTMVGDPSGKTDMRKMMTREEIDANGELFKKQMQRFLDFSNDRALMINNADWLLKLNYVKFLRDIGVHFSVNRMLTAECYRNRLEKGLTFLEFNYMLMQAYDFLELNRQTGCVMQMGGDDQWSNILAGADLIRRKEGKPAYGLTFTLLTTSDGRKMGKTEKGALWLDPEKTPPYDFYQYWRNIDDADVGKCLALLTFLPMDEVRRLGALRDSEINIAKKTLAYEVTKLIHGQDEADKARQAAEALFAGGGSLDNVPTTVLSPADISNKRLIEILPVTGLAASLGEGRRLIAGGGLYIGEEKVEDPNMILDLAAFKDNSLLLRKGKKTYHRIIIQ, from the coding sequence ATGTCAGTTTACGAAGTGCTCAGCGAACGCGGCTTTATCCAGCAAGTCACCCACGAAGAAGAAGTTCGTGAACTGCTTGCCAAGGAAAAGATCACCTTTTACATCGGCTTCGATCCGACCGCCGACAGCCTGCATGTCGGCCATTTTCTCGGCATGATGGTGATGGCGCATATGCAAAGGGCCGGACATCGCCCCATTTGCCTAATCGGCGGCGGTACCACCATGGTCGGCGATCCCAGCGGCAAAACCGACATGCGCAAAATGATGACCAGGGAAGAAATCGATGCCAATGGCGAACTGTTCAAGAAACAAATGCAGCGCTTCCTCGATTTTTCCAACGACCGGGCTCTCATGATCAACAATGCCGACTGGCTGCTTAAGCTCAACTATGTCAAGTTTCTGCGCGACATCGGCGTCCATTTCTCGGTCAACCGCATGCTCACCGCCGAATGCTACCGCAACCGCCTGGAAAAGGGCCTGACCTTCCTCGAATTCAACTACATGCTGATGCAGGCGTACGACTTCCTCGAACTAAACCGCCAGACCGGCTGCGTTATGCAGATGGGCGGCGACGACCAGTGGTCCAACATCCTCGCCGGCGCCGACCTCATCCGCCGCAAGGAAGGGAAACCTGCCTATGGCCTTACCTTTACCCTCTTAACTACCAGCGACGGCCGGAAAATGGGCAAAACCGAAAAAGGGGCCCTCTGGCTCGACCCTGAGAAAACTCCGCCGTACGACTTCTATCAGTATTGGCGCAACATCGACGACGCCGACGTTGGCAAATGCCTGGCCCTGTTAACCTTCCTCCCCATGGACGAAGTGCGCCGCCTGGGGGCGCTAAGGGACAGCGAAATCAACATCGCCAAAAAAACCCTTGCATATGAGGTTACCAAATTAATCCACGGCCAGGACGAGGCCGACAAAGCCAGGCAGGCGGCCGAAGCGCTCTTTGCCGGCGGCGGGTCGCTGGACAACGTGCCTACAACCGTCCTGTCTCCAGCCGACATAAGCAACAAGCGGCTGATCGAAATCCTGCCCGTCACCGGCCTCGCCGCATCGTTGGGCGAAGGGCGGCGGCTGATTGCCGGCGGCGGACTGTATATCGGCGAGGAGAAAGTCGAAGACCCCAACATGATCCTCGACCTTGCCGCCTTCAAGGACAATAGCCTGCTGCTGCGTAAGGGCAAGAAGACCTATCACAGGATAATCATACAATGA
- the pxpB gene encoding 5-oxoprolinase subunit PxpB, whose translation MDEIRFLDAGEQGLVVEFGARIDPGINRRVHNAATLIAAARIPGILEVVPTYRSLLIYFDPLAISRRQLAESVRLLLEDTGGEAQTVTARVVEIPVAYGGEHGPDLAFVASHTGLSPEEVVAIHTSVPYLVYMLGFTPGFPYLGGMSERIAAPRLEQPRTAIPGGSVGIAGTQTGIYPVASPGGWRIIGRTPVKLFAPGAADPFLFAAGDYLQFKAVSAADYAAIAEQVASGVYEPVVRSATDKGGDAR comes from the coding sequence ATGGACGAAATACGCTTCTTGGACGCCGGTGAGCAAGGCCTGGTGGTCGAATTCGGCGCCCGCATCGATCCCGGCATCAACCGCCGCGTCCACAACGCGGCGACGCTCATCGCCGCCGCTCGCATACCCGGCATCCTGGAAGTGGTGCCAACCTACCGATCGCTGCTCATCTATTTCGACCCGCTGGCGATCTCCCGCCGGCAGCTTGCCGAAAGTGTCCGCCTGTTGCTTGAGGACACAGGCGGCGAAGCGCAGACCGTGACCGCCAGGGTGGTCGAGATTCCCGTCGCCTACGGCGGCGAACACGGCCCCGACCTGGCGTTCGTCGCCAGCCACACGGGCCTTTCGCCCGAAGAAGTCGTCGCTATCCACACTTCCGTGCCTTACCTCGTCTACATGCTCGGCTTTACTCCCGGATTTCCGTATTTGGGAGGGATGTCGGAACGCATCGCCGCCCCGCGCCTTGAGCAGCCACGCACGGCCATCCCCGGCGGCTCGGTGGGTATTGCCGGAACGCAGACGGGTATCTATCCCGTCGCAAGCCCCGGCGGCTGGCGGATTATCGGCCGCACTCCCGTAAAATTATTCGCTCCGGGAGCCGCGGACCCATTCCTTTTTGCCGCAGGCGACTACCTCCAGTTCAAAGCCGTCTCCGCCGCCGACTACGCCGCCATTGCCGAGCAAGTCGCGTCCGGCGTCTACGAGCCGGTTGTACGGAGCGCTACTGATAAAGGTGGTGACGCCCGATGA
- a CDS encoding biotin-dependent carboxyltransferase family protein, whose translation MITIVSAGLFTTVQDAGRWGFQAYGVPVAGAMDRYAYNLANILAGNPPGTACLEMTVTGDTIRFETDAYIAICGADMQPALDGKAAATWSAFPVTAGSTLSCGYAVRGCRTYLAVRGGIDVPVVLGSRSTYTRAAIGGLEGRKLKVGDKLAIGNSGPSDSRPLHLPGEYKPAAVSGEITLRVLPGPQQDHFTMAGIETLFSSPYTITDEADRMGCRLEGLKIEHADKADIVSDALPQGAIQVPGHGMPIIMMADRQTTGGYTKIGTVIGPDLALLAQAKPGDTVRLKRCSDEEAVAVLRKERELYEAASAWRASALSREQGPVRRFTMTVNGQSYDIEVREV comes from the coding sequence ATGATCACCATTGTTTCCGCCGGCTTGTTCACCACCGTGCAAGATGCCGGTCGCTGGGGCTTTCAGGCTTACGGCGTACCGGTCGCCGGCGCAATGGACCGCTATGCCTATAACCTGGCCAACATTCTCGCCGGCAATCCTCCGGGAACGGCGTGCCTCGAAATGACCGTCACCGGCGACACGATAAGGTTCGAAACCGACGCCTACATCGCGATCTGCGGCGCCGACATGCAGCCGGCGCTCGACGGTAAAGCGGCGGCCACATGGTCGGCCTTCCCGGTGACCGCAGGCAGCACCCTTTCCTGTGGCTATGCAGTCCGCGGTTGCCGTACCTACCTGGCTGTACGCGGCGGTATCGACGTTCCGGTCGTGCTGGGCAGCAGGTCCACCTATACCAGGGCTGCGATCGGCGGCTTGGAAGGCCGGAAACTCAAGGTCGGCGACAAGCTCGCCATCGGCAATAGCGGCCCGAGCGACTCCCGGCCCTTACACTTGCCTGGCGAGTATAAACCCGCTGCCGTCTCAGGCGAAATAACCCTGCGCGTACTACCTGGCCCCCAACAGGACCATTTCACCATGGCGGGGATCGAGACCTTGTTCTCTTCCCCCTACACCATCACCGACGAAGCCGATCGCATGGGTTGCCGCCTGGAAGGCCTGAAGATAGAGCATGCTGATAAGGCCGACATTGTTTCCGACGCCTTGCCTCAGGGCGCGATCCAGGTGCCGGGGCACGGTATGCCCATAATCATGATGGCCGACCGGCAGACAACCGGCGGTTACACGAAAATAGGCACCGTTATCGGCCCTGATCTGGCGCTGCTTGCCCAGGCCAAACCCGGAGACACCGTCCGCCTTAAGCGATGCTCGGACGAGGAAGCGGTCGCTGTCCTCAGGAAGGAACGGGAATTATACGAGGCGGCAAGCGCCTGGCGCGCCTCCGCGCTGAGCAGGGAGCAGGGACCCGTCCGCCGCTTCACCATGACCGTCAACGGTCAAAGCTATGACATAGAAGTACGGGAGGTATAA
- a CDS encoding 5-oxoprolinase subunit PxpA, whose protein sequence is MTRIDLNCDMGESYGVYTLGFDQDAMPHVTSINVACGFHASDPVNMMKTVKLAKKYGVAVGAHPSFPDLVGFGRRVMAASLEEIKADVTYQIGALWAFCLAEGVKMQHVKVHGALYNVAEKDLSVATAIAEAIKAVDPDLYMLCLANSSMVTGAKNAGVKYVEEAFADRAYTAQGNLVSRKQEGAVIHDVDAVAERVLSMVKTGSVTAIDGAKVPINAQTICVHGDTPGAVAMIKRIREKLDHAGVTVKAFGQ, encoded by the coding sequence ATGACAAGAATTGACCTCAACTGCGACATGGGGGAAAGCTACGGCGTTTACACCCTGGGATTCGACCAGGATGCCATGCCTCACGTCACCTCCATCAACGTGGCCTGCGGATTTCACGCCTCGGACCCGGTCAATATGATGAAAACCGTAAAACTTGCCAAGAAATACGGCGTCGCCGTCGGCGCCCACCCCTCCTTTCCCGACCTGGTGGGCTTCGGACGCCGGGTAATGGCCGCTTCGCTGGAAGAAATCAAAGCCGACGTCACTTATCAGATCGGGGCGTTATGGGCGTTTTGCCTTGCCGAAGGCGTCAAAATGCAGCATGTCAAAGTGCACGGCGCCTTGTACAACGTCGCCGAAAAAGACCTGTCCGTAGCGACGGCCATAGCCGAAGCCATCAAGGCCGTCGACCCCGACCTTTACATGCTTTGCCTCGCAAACTCGTCCATGGTTACCGGCGCCAAAAACGCCGGCGTCAAATATGTCGAAGAAGCTTTCGCCGACCGGGCTTACACCGCCCAGGGCAACCTCGTGTCGAGGAAACAGGAGGGCGCGGTCATCCATGACGTAGACGCAGTGGCCGAGAGGGTCCTGTCGATGGTTAAAACCGGCTCGGTGACTGCCATCGACGGCGCGAAAGTCCCTATCAACGCTCAGACCATCTGCGTTCACGGCGACACCCCCGGCGCCGTGGCGATGATAAAGAGAATCCGGGAGAAGCTTGATCATGCCGGAGTAACGGTCAAAGCCTTCGGCCAATAA
- a CDS encoding small, acid-soluble spore protein, alpha/beta type yields the protein MTGRDEILEPKAKQELDKLKMEVANETLGRNMDTEISAGNYEAALDKKKWEAAEALGLKDKIDAEGWENMTTGEVGKIGGKVGGRIGGQMVKELIAMAESQMAPVADEATDKEAVDASSRGR from the coding sequence GTGACCGGCAGGGACGAGATTCTGGAGCCGAAAGCCAAACAGGAACTGGATAAGCTCAAAATGGAGGTGGCCAACGAAACGCTTGGCCGTAATATGGACACGGAGATTTCCGCCGGCAATTACGAGGCTGCGCTCGACAAAAAAAAGTGGGAAGCGGCCGAGGCTCTCGGTCTTAAAGACAAGATCGATGCTGAGGGCTGGGAGAATATGACGACCGGCGAGGTCGGCAAGATTGGCGGCAAGGTGGGCGGCCGTATCGGCGGCCAGATGGTGAAGGAGCTTATTGCCATGGCCGAGTCGCAGATGGCGCCGGTGGCTGACGAAGCCACTGATAAAGAAGCGGTGGACGCCAGCTCCAGGGGCCGCTGA
- the yunB gene encoding sporulation protein YunB, with product MRFSVRERRRLPGVAVAITTLLMLVVSLFWTVETHLKPTLMAIAEAKAIQVATQTINNVVNEKVSQHIDPQTLVNIKLDSRGRVVFIQPNTMEFNRLAADTTIKVQEALKQITDEKVYIPVGQVLGSQLLASWGPPIVVTIIPIGTVQVKVVDKFEQAGINQTRHMVYLFATTHVRIVVPLVSSTVSVNTQVPIAEYVVVGEVPSTYVQFPFPLPSEANGSP from the coding sequence ATGCGGTTCTCCGTGCGGGAACGACGACGGCTGCCGGGCGTGGCGGTGGCGATCACCACCTTGCTTATGCTTGTCGTCTCATTATTCTGGACCGTCGAAACCCACCTCAAGCCAACCCTCATGGCTATTGCCGAGGCCAAGGCCATCCAGGTCGCCACCCAAACGATAAACAATGTTGTCAACGAAAAAGTCAGCCAACACATCGACCCGCAGACTTTAGTTAACATAAAGCTTGACAGCCGCGGCCGGGTTGTCTTCATCCAGCCCAACACAATGGAGTTCAACCGACTGGCCGCAGATACGACCATCAAGGTACAGGAGGCACTCAAGCAGATAACCGATGAGAAGGTGTACATTCCGGTGGGTCAGGTGCTGGGCAGTCAACTGCTCGCAAGCTGGGGACCGCCCATCGTCGTGACCATCATCCCTATCGGCACCGTCCAGGTAAAAGTCGTCGACAAATTCGAGCAGGCCGGGATCAACCAGACCCGCCACATGGTTTACCTGTTCGCCACCACCCATGTTCGCATCGTCGTGCCGCTGGTCAGTTCCACCGTAAGCGTCAACACCCAGGTTCCGATCGCCGAATACGTAGTAGTCGGCGAAGTGCCCAGCACCTACGTCCAGTTTCCCTTCCCGCTTCCGAGTGAAGCCAACGGCAGCCCCTGA